The Bradyrhizobium betae genomic interval CGTCGAAGCCGTGATGCGCGACATCGAAGTGAAGCGCGCGACCTATTTTCCGGGCGTGCCGACGATGTGGATCGCGATCGCGGCGCTTCCGGATCTGGACAAGCGCGACTTTTCCTCGCTCGCCACCGTCGGCTCCGGCGGCGCGCCGCTGCCGGTGGAAATCGCAAGTCTGTTCGAACGCAAGGTCGGCAAGAAGCTCAAGAGCGGCTGGGGCATGACCGAGACCTGCTCGCCCGGCACCGGCCATCCGCCCACAGGCCCGGACAAGCCGGGGTCGATCGGCCTGATGCTGCCCGGCATCGAGCTCGACGTCGTCTCGCTGGAGAACCCGACCAGGGTGCTGCCGCCGGGCGAAGTCGGCGAGATCCGCATCAAGGGCCCGAACGTCACCCGGGGCTACTGGAACAAGCCGAAGGAATCCGCGGAGTCCTTTGCCGACGGCCGCTTCCTCACCGGCGACATCGGCTATGTCGACACCGACGGCTATTTCTTCCTGGTCGACCGCAAGAAGGACATGATCATCTCCGGCGGCTTCAACGTCTATCCGCAGATGATCGAGCAGGCGATCTACACCATTCCGGGCGTGCACGAGGTGATCGTGCTCGGCATCCCCGACCAGTATCGCGGCGAGGCGGCCAAGGCCTTCATCAAGCTCAAGCCCGGCGCAAAGCCGCTCACGCTCGACGAGCTGCGCGCGCAACTCGCCGGCAAGGTCGGCAAGCACGAATTGCCGGCCGAAGTCGAATTCGTCGACGAACTGCCGCGCACGCCGGTCGGAAAACTGTCGCGCCACGAATTGCGCCAGCAGCAGAAACCCGCACAATCCACTCCATAGACAAGAAAGCTCACAGGAGGATCCGATGGATCTCGCATTCACGAAAGAAGAGCAGGCGTTTCGCGAGGAAGTGCGATCATTCTTCCGCGACAACGTGCCGCCGGATACGCGGCGCAAGCTGGTCGAGGGCCGTCATCTCTCGAAGGACGAGATGGTGACGTGGTGGCGCATCCTCAACAAGAAGGGCTGGGGCACCAGCCACTGGCCGACGCAGTATGGCGGCACGGGGTGGAGCTCCGTGCAGCACTACATCTTCAACGAGGAGCTGCAGTCCTATCCGGCGCCGCAGCCGCTCGCCTTCGGCGTCAGCATGGTCGGCCCGGTCATCTACACCTTCGGCAACGAGGAGCAGAAGAAGAAGTACCTGCCGCGCATCGCCAATGTCGACGACTGGTGGTGCCAGGGCTTCTCCGAGCCCGGCTCCGGCTCCGACCTCGCCTCGCTGAAGACGAAGGCCGAGCGCAAGGGCGACAAGTGGATCATCAACGGCCAGAAGACCTGGACCACGCTGGCCCAGCACGCCGACATGATCTTCTGTCTCTGCCGCACCGACAACAATGCCAAGAAGCAGATGGGCATCTCCTTCATCGTGTTCTCGATGAAGTCGAAGGGCGTCACGGTGCGTCCGATCCAGACCATCGACGGCGGCCACGAAGTCAACGAAGTCTTCTTCGACAACGTCGAGGTGCCCATCGAGAATCTGATCGGCGAGGAGAACAAGGGTTGGGATTACGCCAAATTCCTGCTCGGCAACGAGCGCACCGGCATCGCGCGCGTCGGCGTCTCCAAGGAGCGGCTGCGCCGCATCCGCGAACTCGCCGGCAAGGTCGAATCCGCAGGCAAGCCGATCATCCAGGACGCCGCCTTCCGCGAGAAGCTGGCGGCCTGCGAGATCGAGCTGAAGGCGCTCGAGCTCACCCAGCTCCGCGTCGTCGCCGACGAAGGCAAGCACGGCAAGGGCAAGCCCAATCCGGCGTCGTCCGTGCTGAAGATCAAGGGCTCCGAGATCCAGCAGACCACCACCGAGCTCCTGATGGAAGTGATCGGACCCTTCGCCGCGCCCTACGACGTGCACGGCGACGACGGCTCCAACGAAGCCATGGACTGGACCGCCCAGATCGCGCCGAGCTACTTCAACAACCGCAAGGTCTCGATCTACGGCGGCTCCAACGAGATCCAGCGCAACATCATCGCCAAGGCGGTGCTGGGGCTGTGATCGATTGAACAAATGACGCTGTCGTCCCCCGCGAAGGCGGGGGACCCAGTACGCCGCGGCGGTCGTGAGTCCCATAGACGCTTGCGTTTACTGGATTCCCGCTTTCGCGGGGATGACATCCGAGGGTGAGGCGACGGCAGGGCAATTTCCGCCGATTTGGAGAGAAACATGGATTTTGATTTGACCGAGGAGCAGCGGCTTCTCAAGGATAGCATCGACGGCCTCTTGACCGATTCCTACGATTTCGAGAGCCGCAAGAAGTATATGAAAGAGAAGGGCGGCTGGAGCAAAGCCGTCTGGGGCAAGCTCGCCGAGCAGGGCCTGCTCGGACTTCCCTTCGCGGAAGCCGATGGCGGCTTCGGCGGCGGCGGCGTGGAAACCATGATCGTGATGGAAGCGCTCGGCAAGGCGCTGGTGCTCGAGCCGTATCTCGCCACGGTCGTGATCGGCGGCGGCTTCCTGCGCCACGCCGGCACCGACGCGCAGAAGGCCGCGCATGTGCCCGGGATCATCGACGGCAGCAAGACGCTCGCTTTCGCCCAGCTCGAGAAGAACTCGCGCTATGATCTGTTCGACGTCACCACGACCGCGAAGAAGAAGGGCGACGGCTGGGTCATCGACGGCGAAAAATTCGTCGTGCTCAACGGCGAGAACGCCGACACCTTGATTGTCACCGCGCGCACCAAGGGCGCCCGCCGCGACACCGGCGGCATCGGCGTGTTCCTGGTGCCGGCGAACGCGAAGGGCGTGACGAAGAAATCGTATCCGACCCAGGATGGCCTGCACGCCGCCGACATCACCTTCACCGCTGTCGAGGTCGGCGCTGATGCCGTGCTCGGCAATCCCGAGGACGGCCTCGCGCTGATCGAGCGCGTCGTCGATGAGGCCCGCATTGCGCTCTGCGCCGAGGCGGTCGGCCTGATGGACGAGTCGCTCAAGACCACGGTCGAGTACATCAAGACGCGCAAGCAGTTCGGCGTCGCGATCGGCTCGTTCCAGAGCCTGCAGCATCGCGCCTCCGACATGTTCGTCGCCGCCGAGCAGGCGCGCTCGATGTCGATGTTCGCGACCATGGCCGGCGATTTCGAGAACGCCAAGGAGCGCAGCAACGCGATCGCCGCGGCCAAGGTGCAGATCGGCAAGTCGCTGAAGTTCGTCGGACAGCAGGCGATTCAGCTCCACGGCGGCATCGGCATGACCATGGAGGCCAAGATCGGCCACTACTTCAAGCGCCTCACCATGATCGAGAACAGCTTCGGCGATACCGACTATCACCAGCGCCGCGTCGCGGATGCGGGCGGGTTGATCTGATCCACGGGTGCTGTCATCCCCCGCGAAGGCGGGGGATCCAGTACGCCGCGGCCTCTCGATTCAAGTCGCGCCGTCTCTGGAATACTGGATCGCCCGGTCGAGCCGGGCGATGACACCGAGCAAGTTGTAACAACGAGCCCAACACCCATGAAAAACACCCCGTTCGATCTCACCGGCAAGGTCGCCATCGTCACCGGCTCCAGCCGCGGCATCGGTCGCTCCTCCGCCGAATTGCTCGCAAAGCTCGGCGCCAAGGTCGTGGTGTCCTCGCGCAAGGCCGACGCCTGCAA includes:
- the pimA gene encoding dicarboxylate--CoA ligase PimA; this encodes MTHPGEQFYPEGVRWDDPIAQGTLPDLLSNAAANYGPRTALEFRERPITYTELAAMAERAAAAFLRAGCGKNSSVALFLGNTPDHPVNFFGALKAGARVAHLSPLDGEIALTHKVSDSGSRLLVTSNLAALLPTALKFLEKGLIDRLVVCEDDNWGKVGTPQAAIPDDPRIVTFKAFVEGAAAPAQWPVVTADDVALLQYTGGTTGLPKGAMLSHGNLTAAVSVYDVWGKPARAARGGVVERVICVLPLFHIYALTVVLLSSLSRGNLISLHQRFDVEAVMRDIEVKRATYFPGVPTMWIAIAALPDLDKRDFSSLATVGSGGAPLPVEIASLFERKVGKKLKSGWGMTETCSPGTGHPPTGPDKPGSIGLMLPGIELDVVSLENPTRVLPPGEVGEIRIKGPNVTRGYWNKPKESAESFADGRFLTGDIGYVDTDGYFFLVDRKKDMIISGGFNVYPQMIEQAIYTIPGVHEVIVLGIPDQYRGEAAKAFIKLKPGAKPLTLDELRAQLAGKVGKHELPAEVEFVDELPRTPVGKLSRHELRQQQKPAQSTP
- the pimC gene encoding pimeloyl-CoA dehydrogenase large subunit, with the translated sequence MDLAFTKEEQAFREEVRSFFRDNVPPDTRRKLVEGRHLSKDEMVTWWRILNKKGWGTSHWPTQYGGTGWSSVQHYIFNEELQSYPAPQPLAFGVSMVGPVIYTFGNEEQKKKYLPRIANVDDWWCQGFSEPGSGSDLASLKTKAERKGDKWIINGQKTWTTLAQHADMIFCLCRTDNNAKKQMGISFIVFSMKSKGVTVRPIQTIDGGHEVNEVFFDNVEVPIENLIGEENKGWDYAKFLLGNERTGIARVGVSKERLRRIRELAGKVESAGKPIIQDAAFREKLAACEIELKALELTQLRVVADEGKHGKGKPNPASSVLKIKGSEIQQTTTELLMEVIGPFAAPYDVHGDDGSNEAMDWTAQIAPSYFNNRKVSIYGGSNEIQRNIIAKAVLGL
- the pimD gene encoding pimeloyl-CoA dehydrogenase small subunit encodes the protein MDFDLTEEQRLLKDSIDGLLTDSYDFESRKKYMKEKGGWSKAVWGKLAEQGLLGLPFAEADGGFGGGGVETMIVMEALGKALVLEPYLATVVIGGGFLRHAGTDAQKAAHVPGIIDGSKTLAFAQLEKNSRYDLFDVTTTAKKKGDGWVIDGEKFVVLNGENADTLIVTARTKGARRDTGGIGVFLVPANAKGVTKKSYPTQDGLHAADITFTAVEVGADAVLGNPEDGLALIERVVDEARIALCAEAVGLMDESLKTTVEYIKTRKQFGVAIGSFQSLQHRASDMFVAAEQARSMSMFATMAGDFENAKERSNAIAAAKVQIGKSLKFVGQQAIQLHGGIGMTMEAKIGHYFKRLTMIENSFGDTDYHQRRVADAGGLI